In Fervidobacterium nodosum Rt17-B1, one genomic interval encodes:
- a CDS encoding sensor histidine kinase, with protein sequence MEIQQLLSKYMLEISKVRDEKSLYTAVSEILKKIVSFSVLNVFNQNNLVFSEPEGQHIEKEIFSDYLPWIEQRLYPTFLPLENGYIGLIPVFKANKLLSTIVIETTEEPTAEVVDYIQLLSYLSGITLENLRLIDFVDKAREYFESIINLSNDGIVVLNELKEIEFTNSKAKDNLKDNTELLREIIDRIENNEEFFEVETHKSFFSISVKQVNLLGEKKVLVNIRNITSEKEVQKLKELDKIKTNFIANISHELRTPLAAIKAYVETMLNMPMSQEEIHEFLDVVYSQSIRLEELLSDLLDFSQLESHTMKILKESVNICEIIEHSIETLENMAKEKDVTVEYNCSNLEIKCDRKRIEQVIVNLLSNAIKFSDQAKEKRFVRIDVLDEGEIVKIIVEDNGIGIPESAFDKIFERFYRVDNELTYAVPGTGLGLAIVKEIVELHEGNILVESEVGKYTKFIVTLPKN encoded by the coding sequence ATGGAAATTCAACAACTTCTTTCCAAGTATATGTTGGAAATATCCAAAGTAAGAGACGAAAAATCGTTGTATACTGCAGTATCAGAAATCTTAAAAAAAATCGTCAGTTTTAGTGTTCTCAATGTTTTTAATCAAAATAATCTTGTTTTTTCAGAACCAGAAGGTCAACATATTGAAAAAGAAATTTTTTCAGATTATCTGCCATGGATTGAGCAAAGACTCTATCCTACATTTTTACCATTAGAAAATGGATACATTGGATTAATTCCTGTATTCAAAGCAAACAAACTACTTTCGACAATAGTGATTGAAACAACCGAAGAGCCAACTGCAGAAGTTGTTGATTATATTCAACTTCTTTCTTACCTTTCAGGAATTACACTTGAGAACCTTAGACTCATAGATTTCGTTGACAAGGCAAGGGAGTACTTTGAGAGCATCATTAACCTTTCAAACGATGGTATTGTTGTTTTAAATGAACTTAAAGAGATTGAGTTTACAAATAGTAAAGCTAAAGATAATTTAAAAGATAATACCGAACTTTTACGGGAAATAATTGATCGTATAGAAAATAATGAGGAATTTTTCGAAGTCGAAACTCACAAATCATTTTTCAGTATTTCTGTGAAACAAGTAAATCTTCTTGGAGAAAAAAAGGTACTTGTTAACATAAGAAACATAACTTCGGAAAAAGAAGTCCAAAAATTAAAAGAATTAGACAAAATAAAGACTAATTTTATTGCCAATATCTCCCACGAATTGAGAACCCCGCTTGCAGCAATAAAAGCATATGTTGAAACGATGTTGAATATGCCTATGAGCCAAGAAGAAATACATGAATTCCTCGATGTGGTTTACAGCCAATCAATCCGTTTAGAAGAATTGCTTAGTGACTTACTTGATTTTTCTCAACTTGAATCTCATACGATGAAAATTTTAAAAGAAAGCGTCAATATATGTGAAATAATTGAACACTCAATAGAAACTTTAGAAAATATGGCAAAGGAAAAAGATGTAACAGTCGAGTATAACTGCTCTAACTTAGAGATTAAATGTGATAGAAAGCGTATTGAGCAGGTAATAGTCAATCTTTTAAGCAATGCTATAAAATTTTCTGATCAAGCAAAAGAAAAAAGGTTTGTTAGGATAGACGTGTTAGATGAAGGAGAAATAGTAAAGATTATTGTTGAAGATAATGGAATTGGAATTCCGGAAAGCGCATTTGATAAAATATTTGAAAGGTTTTATAGAGTTGATAATGAACTAACGTACGCAGTTCCTGGTACAGGTCTTGGTTTAGCTATTGTTAAAGAAATTGTCGAACTTCATGAAGGAAATATATTGGTTGAATCTGAAGTTGGTAAATATACAAAATTTATCGTGACACTTCCAAAAAATTAA
- the argS gene encoding arginine--tRNA ligase produces MIKKEIESILKSFLMETGFEYDFVVEIPEEQFGDFSTNIALVGAKYFKKAPRDVAKYFVEKLNGHPMFDEITIAGPGFINFKVSKSFYRDFLDGFLRNPREIWKFKNKGKIILEYGSANPTGPLTVGHGRQIVIGDVLGNILSYIGYDVTKEMYLNDAGRQIKLLAKSVWARYQQLLGKDEPIPEDGYRGNYVIDIAKKVLKDYGEKFDGIWDEEVEEIFRKYALEDITKMFETTLEKINAKFDNVYSEKSLIDDGTVKEVLDILESKGLIYENEGAIWFRVSDFANDNDKVLIKSDGSYTYFLTDIAYHYKKFKRGYDLAIDIFGSDHHGHLPRMEAAMKALNIPDDFLVFVLHQFVTLKRGNEVVKMSTRAGEFVTVDELIDEVGRDATRYFFAMVDVNTHLNFDLELAKSQTNENPVYYVQYAHARIASLFENATVKGLKFSLFDNIELLENESEMRIIKLISSFDDILERVRDKLSPHYLTDYLETLASAFHKYYSEYKIVDQDNPEMTNARLNLVFAVKIILSEGLRLLGVSTPEKM; encoded by the coding sequence ATGATAAAAAAAGAAATAGAAAGCATCTTGAAAAGTTTTTTAATGGAAACGGGATTTGAGTACGATTTTGTTGTTGAAATTCCAGAAGAACAGTTTGGTGATTTTTCTACCAACATAGCTCTCGTCGGGGCGAAGTATTTCAAAAAAGCTCCCAGAGACGTTGCAAAGTATTTTGTCGAAAAACTAAATGGTCATCCTATGTTTGATGAAATTACAATAGCCGGTCCCGGTTTTATAAATTTTAAAGTTTCAAAGTCGTTTTATAGAGACTTTTTAGATGGTTTTTTAAGAAATCCAAGAGAGATATGGAAGTTCAAAAACAAAGGGAAAATTATTTTAGAATACGGTAGCGCAAATCCAACTGGGCCTTTAACAGTAGGTCATGGAAGACAGATTGTCATCGGTGACGTACTTGGAAATATCTTAAGTTATATAGGATATGATGTAACCAAAGAAATGTATCTCAACGACGCTGGAAGACAAATAAAGTTACTTGCAAAGTCCGTATGGGCAAGATATCAACAGCTTTTAGGTAAAGATGAACCCATACCGGAAGACGGTTACAGAGGCAATTATGTAATTGACATTGCCAAAAAAGTTTTAAAAGATTATGGTGAAAAATTTGACGGCATTTGGGATGAGGAAGTTGAGGAAATATTTAGAAAATATGCTTTGGAAGATATAACAAAGATGTTTGAAACAACCCTTGAGAAAATCAATGCAAAGTTCGATAATGTTTATAGTGAGAAGAGTCTCATAGACGATGGCACAGTAAAAGAAGTACTAGATATACTAGAAAGTAAGGGTTTAATTTACGAAAATGAAGGGGCTATCTGGTTTAGAGTTTCAGATTTTGCAAATGACAACGATAAAGTTCTCATCAAAAGCGATGGGAGTTATACTTACTTTTTAACTGATATAGCTTACCACTATAAAAAATTCAAAAGAGGTTACGACTTAGCGATAGATATTTTTGGGAGTGACCATCATGGACATCTTCCACGTATGGAAGCTGCGATGAAGGCTTTGAATATCCCAGATGATTTTCTTGTTTTTGTTTTGCATCAATTTGTGACACTCAAACGCGGAAATGAAGTTGTTAAGATGAGTACAAGAGCTGGGGAATTCGTGACTGTAGATGAGCTCATCGATGAAGTTGGTAGAGATGCTACAAGGTATTTCTTTGCAATGGTAGATGTTAACACACATTTGAATTTTGACCTTGAGCTTGCAAAATCTCAAACAAACGAAAATCCAGTTTACTATGTTCAGTATGCGCACGCGAGAATCGCGAGTCTGTTTGAAAATGCAACAGTTAAAGGCCTAAAATTTAGTTTATTTGATAATATAGAATTACTTGAAAATGAAAGCGAAATGAGAATTATAAAATTAATTTCATCTTTTGATGATATACTTGAAAGGGTAAGAGACAAACTTTCGCCTCACTATTTGACAGATTACCTTGAAACCTTAGCTTCAGCGTTCCACAAATACTATTCAGAATACAAAATTGTAGATCAAGATAATCCCGAAATGACAAATGCAAGGCTGAATTTGGTATTTGCGGTTAAGATTATACTCTCTGAGGGGTTAAGATTACTCGGAGTGAGCACACCAGAAAAGATGTAA
- the yihA gene encoding ribosome biogenesis GTP-binding protein YihA/YsxC: protein MKIIPKKVEKVELVKVIATLNDKFPHPLNGEYAFVGRSNVGKSSLLNALVGKKVAFVSKNPGKTSTINYFLIDNRFYFVDLPGYGYAKTSKKDRELWRKVIERYFSERSWNMKVMFSLIDSRHELMESDEQLLEWTQILGVKPVVLLTKIDKLNSSERLKQIKYFENILKSYGIERIIPCSSLTKEGLDEVWNVIFETQNY from the coding sequence ATGAAGATAATTCCAAAGAAAGTAGAAAAGGTAGAACTCGTAAAGGTAATAGCAACACTAAATGATAAATTTCCTCATCCTCTTAACGGTGAATATGCCTTTGTTGGAAGGTCAAATGTCGGAAAATCGAGTTTGCTTAACGCACTTGTAGGTAAAAAAGTAGCGTTTGTAAGTAAAAATCCGGGTAAGACAAGCACAATAAATTACTTTTTGATTGATAACAGATTTTATTTTGTAGATTTACCTGGCTACGGTTATGCAAAAACATCGAAAAAAGACAGAGAACTTTGGAGAAAAGTTATAGAGAGATATTTTTCCGAACGTTCTTGGAATATGAAAGTAATGTTTTCGCTTATAGACTCGCGACATGAGCTGATGGAATCAGATGAACAGTTACTTGAATGGACTCAGATACTTGGAGTTAAGCCTGTTGTTTTGCTTACAAAAATAGATAAATTGAATAGTTCTGAGAGATTAAAACAAATCAAGTACTTTGAAAATATATTAAAAAGTTATGGTATAGAGAGAATCATTCCATGTTCCTCGTTGACTAAGGAAGGGCTAGATGAAGTGTGGAATGTTATATTTGAAACGCAAAATTATTAA
- the lon gene encoding endopeptidase La, protein MPNKNDNKGKYSRLEKEAKKAREEKISIPNVLPAIAMRSNMVIFPNTVVPFYVGREISLMALEEAMEKTNQIVFVVNQKDPAVETPTEKDLYKVGTIVRIIQVGKLPDETFKVLVEGIARAKWIKNVGEKFFKFEIEILRTRYGKSKRLIALMRMVKEELHKYVQYSRKIPPETLMLLEDVDNPDVFADIAASLCPGNIEEKQQLLEIVHPANRLERILDILARETELLEIEQQLDQKVKERIEKSQREYYLREKLRVIRDELGGEEDIEIKELKEKIENNNYPEFVKEKARAEINRLEKMSPYAPEATVVRTYLDWILNLPWHEKTDDTDDINFAEKVLNEDHYGLDEPKRRILEYLATRKVSQKAKAPIICFVGPPGVGKTSLAKSIARAMNRKFGRMSLGGLRDEAEIRGHRRTYVGAMPGRIMQLIRKLGVKNPVILLDEIDKMGISFQGDPASALLEVLDPEQNKEFVDHYIELPYDLSEVLFVTTANVLYTIPPALRDRMEVIEISSYTDVEKFYIAKNYIIPKIESEFVEKADEIFSFKDTAIKKIINEYTLEPGVRELEREIRSVVRKATLDAIKTGKKIVISPEKVTEYLGPSKIKDEDKLEKPMIGVTTGLAWTPNGGTTLYIESTLIPGNGGLIITGQLGDVMKESVRIALSLARKIVGDEYAEKFTKNDIHVHVPEGAVPKDGPSAGVTITTALVSVVKNIPVRNDIAMTGEITLRGRVLPVGGIKEKVMAAYRKGIYHVILPKKNEVDIEKVPEVVRTKMKFTFVETIEEVLEVALNEDNSKESRKGRTRKGNSNTK, encoded by the coding sequence TTGCCAAATAAGAATGATAATAAAGGGAAATATTCAAGGCTTGAAAAAGAAGCAAAAAAAGCAAGGGAAGAAAAAATCTCTATCCCTAACGTTTTGCCAGCAATAGCAATGAGAAGTAATATGGTTATTTTTCCAAATACAGTTGTACCATTTTACGTTGGACGTGAAATTTCCTTAATGGCTTTAGAGGAAGCCATGGAAAAGACTAATCAAATTGTTTTTGTCGTTAACCAAAAAGATCCTGCCGTTGAAACTCCCACAGAAAAGGATTTGTATAAAGTAGGTACAATAGTTAGAATAATACAAGTTGGAAAGTTACCAGATGAAACATTTAAAGTGCTTGTGGAAGGTATTGCACGTGCGAAATGGATAAAGAATGTTGGAGAAAAATTCTTTAAATTCGAAATAGAGATTCTACGCACGCGTTATGGTAAATCAAAGAGACTGATTGCTTTAATGAGAATGGTAAAAGAAGAACTCCACAAGTACGTGCAATATTCAAGAAAGATTCCTCCAGAAACGCTAATGTTACTTGAAGATGTTGATAACCCAGATGTCTTCGCTGATATAGCAGCTTCCTTATGCCCTGGAAATATAGAAGAAAAACAGCAATTACTTGAGATAGTGCACCCAGCTAATAGGCTTGAGAGGATTTTAGACATACTTGCAAGAGAAACTGAATTACTTGAGATTGAACAGCAGCTTGATCAAAAAGTAAAAGAAAGAATCGAAAAGTCACAACGTGAATATTATCTTAGAGAAAAGTTGAGAGTAATCCGAGATGAACTTGGTGGAGAAGAAGATATTGAGATAAAAGAATTAAAGGAGAAGATTGAAAATAATAATTATCCTGAATTTGTTAAAGAAAAAGCGAGAGCTGAAATTAACAGGCTTGAAAAAATGTCACCATACGCGCCAGAAGCGACTGTTGTAAGAACTTACTTAGATTGGATATTGAACTTACCTTGGCACGAAAAAACCGATGATACCGATGATATAAATTTTGCGGAAAAAGTATTAAACGAAGACCATTACGGTTTAGATGAACCAAAAAGGAGAATTTTAGAGTATCTTGCAACTAGAAAAGTGTCTCAAAAAGCCAAAGCTCCAATTATTTGTTTTGTTGGTCCTCCTGGTGTTGGTAAAACATCACTTGCGAAATCTATTGCTAGAGCAATGAATAGAAAATTTGGCCGAATGTCATTGGGCGGACTGAGAGATGAAGCTGAGATAAGAGGACACAGACGTACTTATGTTGGAGCTATGCCTGGTAGAATTATGCAACTCATAAGAAAACTCGGTGTTAAAAATCCAGTGATACTATTAGACGAGATAGATAAGATGGGCATAAGCTTCCAAGGAGATCCGGCATCTGCGCTTTTGGAAGTTCTAGATCCAGAACAAAATAAAGAGTTCGTTGACCATTACATTGAACTACCTTACGACCTTTCCGAGGTTTTATTCGTTACGACGGCGAATGTACTCTATACGATACCACCAGCGTTGCGCGATAGAATGGAAGTTATAGAAATATCGAGTTATACAGATGTTGAGAAATTCTATATAGCGAAAAATTACATAATTCCTAAAATTGAATCTGAATTCGTTGAAAAAGCCGATGAAATTTTCTCATTTAAAGATACAGCTATCAAGAAAATAATAAACGAGTACACTTTGGAACCTGGTGTGAGAGAACTCGAAAGGGAGATAAGGAGTGTTGTTAGAAAAGCTACGTTAGATGCTATAAAAACAGGTAAAAAAATTGTGATTAGCCCAGAAAAAGTTACTGAATACTTAGGACCAAGCAAAATTAAAGATGAAGACAAATTGGAAAAACCAATGATTGGTGTTACAACAGGGCTCGCTTGGACACCAAATGGAGGTACTACACTTTATATAGAATCCACGTTGATACCCGGTAACGGCGGACTTATAATAACCGGTCAACTTGGCGATGTGATGAAAGAATCCGTGCGTATTGCATTGAGTCTTGCACGCAAAATAGTTGGCGACGAATATGCTGAAAAGTTCACTAAGAACGATATCCATGTACACGTACCTGAAGGAGCTGTACCAAAAGACGGTCCTAGCGCTGGTGTAACTATAACAACGGCTTTAGTATCTGTTGTTAAAAATATACCTGTGAGAAATGATATAGCTATGACTGGAGAAATAACACTTAGGGGAAGAGTGCTACCTGTAGGCGGAATAAAAGAAAAAGTTATGGCAGCATATAGAAAAGGTATATACCATGTTATACTCCCAAAGAAAAATGAAGTTGATATTGAAAAAGTTCCTGAAGTGGTTAGAACAAAGATGAAATTTACATTTGTCGAAACGATAGAAGAAGTATTGGAGGTGGCACTTAATGAAGATAATTCCAAAGAAAGTAGAAAAGGTAGAACTCGTAAAGGTAATAGCAACACTAAATGA
- the tsaE gene encoding tRNA (adenosine(37)-N6)-threonylcarbamoyltransferase complex ATPase subunit type 1 TsaE, with protein sequence METSGKSCVELGILNEEELINLGKRFASCLENGDILILSGEIGSGKTTFVRGIVHGLGCNPIMVTSPTFTLMNVYSCHKTVYHIDAYRLNSIDEAFYILEAELEEDDGIFIIEWGETLNQFFNEETINIRFEHIDENHRKVSLCVSQEILQRLRRCL encoded by the coding sequence GTGGAAACAAGCGGTAAATCGTGCGTTGAACTGGGAATCTTAAACGAAGAAGAACTTATAAATTTAGGTAAAAGATTTGCAAGTTGTTTGGAAAATGGTGATATATTAATTCTTTCCGGTGAAATCGGAAGTGGGAAAACTACTTTTGTGCGAGGAATTGTTCATGGATTGGGCTGTAATCCAATAATGGTTACTAGTCCAACTTTTACTCTGATGAATGTGTATAGTTGTCATAAAACCGTTTATCATATTGATGCATACAGATTAAATAGTATCGATGAAGCTTTTTATATATTAGAGGCTGAACTTGAAGAAGATGATGGTATTTTTATAATTGAATGGGGCGAGACATTAAATCAATTCTTTAATGAAGAGACTATCAATATAAGATTTGAACATATTGATGAAAATCACAGAAAAGTTAGTTTATGTGTCTCGCAAGAGATATTGCAAAGATTGAGGAGGTGTTTATAA
- the glpK gene encoding glycerol kinase GlpK, whose product MYIGLDQGTTSTRAILFDENFNMLHEARREFKQIYPKEGWVEHNPEEIWQTVVEVLEECKRVAESKGEKIKAIGITNQRETIVAWDEEEKRTLYNAIVWQCRRTAERSSELRKDFGKVIKDKTGLVVDPYFSATKIEWLLNNVEEVKRAATKGTLRFGTIDSYLAWKLTGQHVTDYSNASRTMLFNIHTLDWDNELLELFGVKREFLPKLVDTAQYIGDTKDGIPVSSLVGDQQSALFGQTAFEKGDVKCTLGTGSFILMNTGDQIINSQHNLLSTVGWKIGNEIVYALEGSVFITGTLVNYLIRNLGFAKDSAELTELALQVGNNGGIYFVPAFTGLGAPYWDPYARGLIIGLTPGTDKRHIIYAAFEGIAFSVGQLVALMEKESEIYIKTLKVDGGVSKNNLIMQILSNTVNTVVERPVNRETTALGAATLAAIAMGWVDKNKLKEIRKIDRIFTPKENREEEFNKWKQAVNRALNWES is encoded by the coding sequence ATGTACATAGGTTTAGATCAAGGAACAACCAGCACAAGAGCTATTCTTTTTGACGAAAATTTTAACATGCTTCACGAAGCAAGAAGAGAATTTAAACAAATTTATCCAAAAGAAGGTTGGGTCGAACATAATCCTGAAGAAATATGGCAAACGGTTGTTGAAGTTCTTGAAGAATGTAAGAGAGTTGCCGAATCGAAAGGTGAAAAAATAAAAGCAATAGGTATAACAAATCAAAGGGAAACAATTGTTGCGTGGGATGAAGAAGAAAAAAGAACTTTATACAACGCTATTGTTTGGCAATGTAGAAGAACAGCTGAACGTTCAAGTGAATTAAGAAAGGATTTTGGGAAAGTAATAAAAGATAAAACAGGTTTAGTTGTTGATCCATACTTTTCAGCTACAAAGATTGAATGGCTTTTGAATAATGTTGAAGAGGTTAAAAGAGCTGCAACGAAAGGGACACTGAGATTCGGTACAATTGATTCTTATTTAGCTTGGAAACTTACTGGTCAACATGTTACAGACTATTCAAATGCTTCGAGAACAATGCTTTTTAATATACATACGTTGGATTGGGATAATGAACTTTTAGAACTTTTTGGAGTTAAAAGGGAGTTTCTTCCTAAGTTAGTTGATACAGCTCAATACATTGGTGATACAAAAGATGGTATACCAGTTTCATCACTTGTTGGAGATCAACAATCCGCACTATTTGGGCAAACAGCTTTTGAAAAAGGTGATGTAAAATGTACTTTAGGTACAGGAAGTTTCATTTTGATGAATACTGGAGATCAGATAATAAATTCACAACATAATTTGCTTAGCACAGTTGGATGGAAAATAGGTAATGAAATTGTTTATGCATTAGAGGGTAGTGTTTTCATAACTGGAACTTTGGTAAATTATCTTATTAGGAACCTTGGTTTTGCCAAAGATAGTGCAGAGTTAACGGAACTTGCACTCCAAGTGGGAAATAACGGTGGTATTTATTTTGTTCCAGCATTCACCGGTTTGGGTGCACCTTATTGGGATCCTTACGCAAGGGGATTGATTATTGGATTAACACCTGGAACAGACAAAAGACATATAATATACGCCGCATTTGAAGGTATTGCATTCTCGGTAGGTCAACTCGTTGCTTTAATGGAAAAAGAAAGTGAGATATACATAAAAACTTTAAAAGTCGACGGAGGAGTTTCTAAGAATAATCTTATAATGCAAATTTTGTCCAATACGGTTAATACAGTTGTTGAAAGACCTGTAAATAGAGAAACAACCGCGCTTGGTGCAGCAACACTTGCAGCGATAGCTATGGGTTGGGTTGACAAAAATAAATTAAAAGAAATCAGGAAAATAGACAGAATATTCACACCAAAAGAAAATCGTGAGGAGGAATTCAATAAGTGGAAACAAGCGGTAAATCGTGCGTTGAACTGGGAATCTTAA